A window from Clupea harengus chromosome 14, Ch_v2.0.2, whole genome shotgun sequence encodes these proteins:
- the capn3a gene encoding calpain-3, whose amino-acid sequence MPYTPSGFFCDRLIRERERRDGEGSLSKPLRFSGQDFNLLKQECLQKKTLFEDDTFPASVESLGYKELGHKSNKVKNIVWKRPKEISDNPEFIVGGASRTDICQGDLGDCWLLAAIVSLTLHEKLLYRVVPIEQSFSDGYGGIFHFQFWRYGDWVDVVIDDRIPTFNNQLVFTKSAERNEFWSALLEKAYAKLHGSYEALKGGNTTEAMEDFTGGVTEFYEMKEAPKELFKIMKKALERGSLMGCSIDSLVPARFETRTVTGLVKGHAYSVTAVEECKQSQHKDSKVRLVRLRNPWGQVEWNGPWSDNSKEWTSISKTEKEKLQHQNAEDGEFWMSFDDFKKNYTKIEICNLTPDALEDDKIHKWTVSVNEGRWVRGCSAGGCRNYPDTFWTNPQYRLRLLEEDDDPEDNEVACTFVVSLMQKNRRKERKMGANLFTIGFAIYEVPKEMHGNKQHMQKEFFLFTSSKARCKSYINLREVTQRFRLSPGEYVIVPSTYEPHQEGEFILRVFSEKRNTSEEIENRIEADHPVPAPASAGEESEEDQQFRTIFQQIAGDEMEISANELKNVLNRVVSKHKEMNTEGFSLESCRSMIALMDMDGTGRLNLQEFRHLWNKIKQWQGIFKHYDAEQTGCINSYEMRNAVNDAGFRLNNQLYDIITMRYANESMNIDLDSFVSCLVRLEGMFRAFQAFDQDGDGMIRLSVLEWLQLTMYA is encoded by the exons ATGCCCTATACTCCGTCTGGCTTTTTCTGCGACCGGTTGATCCGGGAGAGAGAACGCAGGGACGGGGAAGGATCCTTGAGCAAGCCTCTGCGCTTCAGCGGACAGGACTTCAACCTCCTCAAACAGGAGTGCCTCCAGAAGAAGACCCTGTTTGAGGATGACACTTTTCCGGCCTCCGTGGAGTCCTTGGGATACAAAGAGCTGGGTCACAAATCCAACAAAGTCAAGAACATCGTCTGGAAGAGACCCAAG GAAATTTCTGATAATCCCGAATTCATTGTTGGAGGAGCCAGCAGGACAGACATTTGTCAAGGAGACCTGG GTGACTGCTGGTTGTTGGCTGCCATTGTTTCTCTGACACTCCATGAGAAGCTGCTCTACAGAGTTGTCCCAATAGAGCAAAGTTTCAGTGATGGCTATGGTGGAATCTTCCATTTCCAG TTCTGGCGGTACGGTGATTGGGTGGATGTTGTCATCGATGACCGCATCCCCACCTTCAACAATCAGCTGGTGTTCACTAAGTCTGCGGAAAGGAATGAGTTTTGGAGTGCCCTTTTGGAAAAGGCCTATGCCAA GCTGCATGGCTCCTATGAGGCCCTCAAAGGAGGCAACACCACAGAGGCCATGGAGGACTTCACTGGAGGAGTGACCGAATTCTATGAAATGAAGGAAGCCCCAAAGGAGCTCTTCAAGATCATGAAAAAGGCCTTGGAGAGGGGTTCCCTCATGGGCTGCTCCATCGAT TCTCTGGTTCCTGCTCGCTTTGAGACACGCACAGTGACAGGGCTTGTGAAAGGACATGCTTACTCTGTGACAGCTGTTGAAGAG TGTAAGCAGTCCCAGCACAAGGACTCCAAAGTACGCCTGGTGCGTCTCCGCAACCCATGGGGTCAGGTGGAGTGGAATGGACCTTGGAGTGACAA CTCTAAGGAGTGGACCAGCATCTCTAAAACTGAGAAGGAGAAACTTCAGCATCAGAATGCTGAGGACGGAGAGTTCTG GATGTCATTTGACGATTTTAAGAAGAATTACACCAAGATTGAGATCTGTAACCTTACCCCTGATGCACTGGAGGATGACAAGATACACAAGTGGACAGTGTCTGTGAACGAGGGGCGCTGGGTGCGAGGGTGTTCAGCAGGTGGCTGTAGGAACTacccag ATACTTTCTGGACCAATCCCCAGTACCGTCTGCGACTCTTGGAAGAGGATGATGACCCAGAGGACAATGAGGTTGCCTGCACGTTTGTCGTGTCCTTGATGCAAAAGAACCGTAGAAAAGAGCGCAAGATGGGTGCTAACTTGTTCACCATAGGATTTGCCATCTATGAG GTGCCAAAAGAG ATGCACGGAAATAAGCAGCACATGCAGAAGGAATTCTTCCTGTTCACTTCCTCAAAGGCTCGCTGCAAGTCTTACATCAATCTGAGGGAGGTGACCCAGCGTTTTCGACTGAGTCCAGGAGAGTATGTCATCGTGCCTTCCACCTATGAACCCCACCAGGAGGGCGAGTTCATCCTCCGCGTCTTCTCTGAAAAAAGGAACACCTCTGA GGAGATAGAGAACAGGATCGAGGCTGACCATCCGGTG CCAGCACCAGCTTCAGCAGgcgaggagagtgaggaggatcAGCAGTTCCGGACCATCTTCCAGCAGATAGCGGGGGAT GAAATGGAGATCTCAGCCAATGAGCTGAAGAATGTCCTGAACAGGGTGGTTTCCAAAC ATAAGGAAATGAACACAGAGGGCTTTAGCTTGGAGAGCTGTCGGAGCATGATTGCCCTCATGGAT ATGGATGGGACAGGCAGACTTAACCTACAGGAGTTTAGGCACCTGTGGAACAAAATTAAACAGTGGCAG GGAATCTTTAAGCACTATGACGCTGAGCAGACTGGATGCATTAACAGCTATGAGATGAGGAATGCTGTGAATGATGCAG GTTTCCGTCTCAACAACCAGCTGTATGACATCATCACCATGCGCTATGCCAATGAGAGCATGAACATTGACCTTGACAGCTTTGTCAGCTGTCTGGTGCGCCTGGAGGGCATGTTCA GGGCGTTCCAGGCCTTTGACCAGGACGGGGATGGCATGATCAGGCTCAGTGTTCTTGAG TGGCTCCAGCTGACCATGTATGCCTAG
- the ganc gene encoding neutral alpha-glucosidase C has protein sequence MADEASTEKTESVVPDDECKEKYKKSEHISFYRRHKQTPGVQYCVSLESLVLTEKGASLELFEPKSKLHLLLQVRACRERTVRISIDEIHPIKVRYRVPDVLIGELVYEQLRVERKGQGFVTLSWGLGQHQVRIHEVPFNLEVLCGEEVTAALNPNGRLLFETLQDPLRSNSTGKQGDQSGQWQETLGEFVDAKADGPGSVGMDFCLHGFNHVYGIPEHADRLRLKDTSDCEPYRLYNLDVFAYRTDSRLGLYGSVPLLFAHKSDRTLGLLWLNASETTVDLHYKPEDSEEDMAAPGKRSRTPIQTDVHWISESGVIDCFILLGPTPSQVLSQYAQLTGYQALPPLFSLGYHQCRWNYEDEADVKSVDASFDHHSIPYDVIWLDIEHTDGKRYFTWDSKRFPNPVELQQHLAKKKRKLVVISDPHIKVDPDWPLYCEARDGDHFVRVKDGGVYIGSCWPGDSNYLDFSCPQTRSWYARCYSLDKYKGSTESLFVWNDMNEPSVFHGPEQTMPKNTVHRGGWEHRDLHNLYGFYQHMATVDGLITRSGGTERPFVLSRSFFAGSQRLGAIWTGDTEATWDHLKFCIPMLLSLSLAGIAFCGADVGGFVKDPEPELLVRWYQAGALQPFFRGHSDKSTKRREPWLFGEAVTASIRSAIQQRYCLLPYWYTLFHQAHTSALPPMRPLWVEFPGEQSTFSVDHEYMIGSALLACPVTAPGIKEVMVFLPGSKELWYDVDSARVFSGDRNLTYPVTLDTVPLFQRGGTVVSRRVGRGTCSSDFQKLPLILTVALDSKGCAEGLLYEDDGHSFDYRDRKKFSLRRFAMKPWTFACSHVCEDSTFISGSSVQSVLILGMRRRPSAVTAHISGIQVTLMFQYREDQHTLTLGGLDLEVGGDWDITMQ, from the exons ATGGCAGATGAAGCGTCTACAGAAAAGACGGAGAG CGTCGTTCCTGATGATGAGTGTAAGGAAAAGTACAAGAAAAGTGAACATATATCATTTTACAG GCGGCATAAACAAACCCCTGGAGTGCAATACTGTGTCTCTCTGGAAAGCTTAGTACTGACAGAGAAAGGGGCCAGCTTGGAACTCTTTGAGCCAAAGTCTAAG CTGCATTTGCTTTTGCAAGTGAGGGCCTGCCGGGAGAGAACTGTAAGAATTTCAATAGATGAGATCCACCCAATTAAAGTACGCTACAGAGTTCCAGATGTTTTGATTGGAGAGCTGGTGTATGAACA GTTACGTGTGGAGAGAAAAGGTCAAGGTTTTGTAACACTGTCCTGGGGCCTGGGGCAGCACCAGGTGCGGATCCACGAGGTCCCTTTCAATCTGGAGGTTCTGTGTGGGGAAGAGGTGACAGCCGCACTCAATCCAAATGGGCGGCTGTTGTTTGAGACCCTGCAGGATCCTCTAAG GAGTAACTCCACAGGAAAGCAG GGAGATCAGTCAGGCCAATGGCAAGAGACCCTTGGAGAGTTTGTAGATGCGAAAGCCGATG GTCCAGGTTCTGTGGGAATGGACTTTTGCCTTCATGGCTTCAACCATGTGTATGGCATTCCAGAACATGCAGACCGACTCCGACTGAAAGACACCAG TGATTGTGAGCCATACAGGTTGTACAATCTGGACGTTTTTGCCTACCGTACGGACAGCCGGCTAGGCCTCTATGGCTCTGTGCCACTGCTATTCGCACACAAGTCTGACAGAACCTTGGGGCTCCTCTGGCTTAATGCTTCTGAGACCACTGTAGATCTGCACTACAAGCCCGAAGATAGTGAG GAAGACATGGCAGCCCCAGGGAAAAGGAGCAGAACGCCCATCCAGACAGACGTCCACTGGATCTCAGAGAGTGGAGTGATTGACTGCTTCATCCTCCTTGGGCCCACGCCTTCACAGGTCCTCTCTCAGTATGCACAGCTGACAG GTTACCAAGCTCTTCCACCACTCTTTTCCCTTGGATACCACCAATGCCGCTGGAACTATGAAGACGAAGCAGATGTGAAGTCTGTGGATGCCAGCTTTGACCACCACTCCATCCCCTATGATGTGATATGGCTGGACATTGAGCACACAGATGGGAAACGCTACTTCACCTGGGACTCAAAACGCTTTCCCAACCCTGTTGAACTCCAACAACACCTggcaaaaaagaagaggaag ctGGTGGTAATCAGTGACCCCCATATTAAGGTTGACCCTGACTGGCCCCTCTACTGTGAGGCGAGAGATGGAGATCATTTTGTGAGGGTCAAAGATGGAGGTGTCTACATAGGCTCCTGCTGGCCAG GTGACTCCAATTACTTGGACTTCAGTTGTCCACAGACGAGGTCTTGGTATGCCAGATGCTATTCTCTGGACAAGTACAAA GGGTCTACGGAatctttgtttgtgtggaaCGATATGAATGAGCCCTCGGTTTTCCATGGTCCAGAGCAGACCATGCCAAAGAACACAGTGCATCGTGGGGGCTGGGAGCACCGGGATCTACACAATCTCTATGGGTTTTACCAG CACATGGCCACGGTGGACGGGCTGATAACCCGCTCTGGTGGAACTGAGAGACCCTTTGTTCTATCACGCTCTTTCTTCGCTGGATCTCAGAGGCTTG gtgcaatctggacaggagacacagaggcCACATGGGATCACCTGAAGTTCTGCATCCCTATGCTGTTGTCCTTAAGTCTGGCAGGCATTGCCTTCTGTGGAG CTGATGTAGGAGGCTTTGTGAAGGACCCCGAGCCAGAGCTGCTGGTGCGCTGGTACCAGGCGGGGGCCCTGCAGCCATTCTTCAGGGGCCATTCTGACAAGAGCACCAAGCGCCGCGAGCCATGGCTCTTCGGCGAGGCTGTGACAGCCAGCATCCGCTCAGCCATCCAGCAGCGCTACTGTCTTCTGCCCTACTGGTACACCCTCTTTCACCAGGCTCACACCTCTGCCCTGCCTCCAATGAG ACCCCTGTGGGTGGAGTTCCCTGGAGAACAGAGCACCTTCAGTGTGGACCATGAGTACATGATTG GCAGTGCACTACTTGCTTGTCCTGTAACTGCACCAGGCATTAAAGAAGTCATGGTTTTCCTCCCAGGCTCGAAAGAG CTGTGGTACGATGTTGACTCTGCTCGAGTATTCAGTGGAGATAGAAACCTGACTTACCCTGTGACACTGGACACT GTCCCTCTGTTCCAGCGCGGGGGCACAGTGGTGTCCAGGAGAGTGGGCCGTGGCACCTGCTCCTCTGACTTTCAAAAGCTCCCCCTCATCCTGACCGTGGCACTGGACTCGAAG GGCTGTGCTGAGGGGCTGCTCTATGAGGATGATGGGCACTCCTTCGATTACCGTGACAGGAAGAAGTTCTCCTTGCGCAGATTTGCCATGAAGCCATGGACCTTTGCATGCAG tcatgtgtgtgaggacagcaCCTTCATCTCTGGCAGCTCAGTACAGTCTGTACTCATCCTGGGCATGAGAAGAAGGCCGTCAGCAGTGACAGCTCACATCTCAG GTATCCAAGTTACACTGATGTTCCAGTATAGAGAAGACCAACACACATTGACTTTGGGGGGGCTTGATCTGGAAGTGGGTGGGGACTGGGATATCACGATGCAGTAG
- the LOC105899110 gene encoding transmembrane protein 87A produces MPYVTVCLSCFLYFISHIPCNFGAEVSLWNVEINEDEDSAVFRKTLYANTTIFMKFKSEMPCNEHMTFNISWYLRSSVCFNEVFNTPDSKAMGLFGRNDMLKEGWSGHYSQSFIYFDNCSALLTPQSYYKEFVPAHPLVSPVADESALNQSGTILFEDKPTIGAVAKAWSDSPYLFIVSVQIGRREGGEDERPNGNQAKYPFIMNVEMKGPREYSSPADWPLMMFYMVMCIVYVFFGALWLLWSACYWRDLLRIQYWIGAVIILGMLEKAVFYSEYQSIRYHGDYVQGAVIFAELLSALKRSLARILMLIVSLGYGIVRPRLGTTVHRLVAVGLLYLLFSSVEGVLRVTGGFYGTVALVANLSLSLIDSCVMWWIFISLSQTTRLLTLRRNLVKLSLYRHFTNTLIFSVLASIVFVIWTTKVFKLVDCQTGWRDLWVDDAFWRLLFSSILLVIMVLLRPSVNSQRFSHSPLIDDNDEEDEDEAKEPMLNTAFEGMKMRGSKLETNGAQKLLSKEDEDLKWVEENIPTTVADVALPVMLDEEEEIQKTKMERSKME; encoded by the exons ATGCCATATGTCACGGTATGCCTGTCATGCTTCTTGTATTTTATTTCCCATATTCCTTGCAATTTTGGAGCAGAAGTATCCCTGTGGAATGTAGAAATAAATGAG GATGAGGACTCTGCAGTCTTTCGCAAAACACTCTATGCTAACACCACGATCTTCATGAAAT TTAAAAGTGAAATGCCATGTAATGAACACATGACATTCAACATTTCCTGGTATCTTCGCTCCTCTGTTTGCTTCAATGAAGTATTTAACACGCCA GACTCCAAGGCCATGGGCTTGTTTGGAAGAAATGACATGCTGAAAGAGGGCTGGAGCGGCCATTACAGCCAAAGCTTCATCTACTTTGACAACTGCTCagccctcctcactcctcaa TCATACTACAAAGAGTTTGTGCCAGCTCACCCTCTTGTCAGCCCTGTG GCCGATGAGAGTGCACTGAATCAGAGTGGGACAATCCTGTTTGAAGACAAACCA ACCATAGGTGCTGTGGCCAAGGCATGGTCAGATAGCCCTTACCTCTTCATAGTGAGTGTCCAGATAGGCCGACGAGAAGGCGGAGAAGATGAAAGGCCTAATGGTAATCAGGCTAAATATCCTTTCATAA TGAATGTGGAGATGAAGGGTCCCCGTGAGTACTCCTCACCTGCAGACTGGCCCCTCATGATG TTCTACATGGTCATGTGCATCGTGTATGTGTTCTTCGGGGCCCTGTGGCTGCTCTGGTCGGCCTGCTACTGGAGAGACCTACTGAGGATCCAGTACTGGATTGGTGCCGTGATCATTCTGGGAATGCTGGAAAAGGCTGTATTTTACTCAGAGTACCAGAGCATTCGCTACCATGGCGATTATG TCCAAGGCGCTGTCATATTTGCTGAGCTGCTCTCTGCACTGAAGAGATCTCTAGCACGAATCCTGATGCTCATTGTCAGCCTCGGCTATGGGATCGTCAG GCCTAGGCTGGGGACCACCGTCCATCGTCTGGTGGCAGTGGGGTTGCTGtacctgctcttctcctctgttgAGGGTGTCCTCAGGGTGACGGGG GGTTTCTATGGCACTGTGGCGCTGGTGGCCAATCTGAGCCTCTCCCTCATTGACTCCTGTGTCATGTGGTGG ATCTTCATCAGTCTGTCCCAAACAACAAGACTTCTTACGCTACGCAGAAATTTAGTGAAGCTTTCTCTATATCGGCACTTTACCAACACACTCATCTTTTCAGTGTTAG CCTCCATTGTATTTGTTATCTGGACAACCAAAGTCTTCAAACTTGTTGATTGCCAGACT ggatGGAGGGATCTCTGGGTAGATGATGCCTTCTGGAGGctactcttctcctccatcctgCTTGTCATTATGGTGCTGCTGCGGCCTTCAGTCAACAGCCAGAg GTTCTCCCATTCTCCTCTCATAGATGATAacgatgaggaagatgaagatgaagccAAAGAACCCATGTTGAACACGGCTTTTG AGGGCATGAAGATGAGGGGCTCAAAGCTGGAGACAAATGGGGCCCAGAAACTTCTCAGTAAAGAG GATGAAGACCTCAAGTGGGTGGAAGAAAACATTCCCACAACTGTGGCTGATGT AGCCCTTCCTGTTATGTTGGACGAGGAGGAG gaAATTCAGAAAACTAAAATGGAAAGATCTAAAATGGAGTAG